In Anaerobacillus isosaccharinicus, one genomic interval encodes:
- a CDS encoding chemotaxis protein: MANDHKGILLESGTNELEVIVFAVGEGVFGINVMKVREIINPIPVTKMPNGHPSVEGIIRLRDEVLPVVNLAQVIGFPPSQHPEQDKLIVAELNKMKVAFHVHSVSRIHRISWEQIEKPTKLSQGLEGTTIGVIKMEDIMILLLDYEKIVVEISPESGINVGQLKSLGKRERSDKKIVVAEDSPILRKLLEDTLSESGYNNLHFFEDGKQAWDHLEELGNDPQAFSQLPHLIISDIEMPKMDGHHLTKRIKEHKVLNDIPVVIFSSLITGDLFHKGERVGADAQVSKPEIVNLVEKIDELLA, encoded by the coding sequence TTGGCTAACGATCACAAAGGAATATTGTTAGAGAGTGGAACAAATGAGTTAGAAGTTATTGTTTTTGCTGTTGGAGAAGGTGTATTTGGTATAAATGTTATGAAAGTTAGGGAAATCATTAATCCGATTCCTGTTACAAAGATGCCGAATGGTCACCCGAGTGTAGAGGGAATTATTAGGCTTCGTGACGAAGTTTTACCTGTAGTTAACCTAGCGCAAGTAATTGGCTTCCCGCCGTCACAGCACCCAGAGCAGGACAAGTTAATTGTTGCTGAATTAAATAAAATGAAAGTTGCTTTCCACGTACATAGTGTGTCACGTATTCACCGTATTTCGTGGGAGCAAATTGAAAAGCCAACAAAGCTTTCTCAAGGTCTAGAAGGTACGACAATTGGTGTCATTAAGATGGAAGACATTATGATTTTATTGTTAGATTACGAAAAAATTGTGGTTGAAATTAGTCCTGAATCAGGTATTAATGTAGGGCAGTTAAAATCACTGGGGAAACGAGAACGTTCTGATAAGAAAATCGTTGTTGCCGAAGATTCACCTATTTTACGTAAGTTATTAGAAGATACATTGTCAGAATCAGGATATAACAACTTACACTTCTTTGAAGATGGCAAGCAAGCGTGGGATCATTTGGAAGAATTAGGGAACGATCCACAAGCATTTTCACAATTGCCACATTTAATTATATCTGATATTGAGATGCCTAAAATGGATGGTCACCATTTAACGAAGCGTATTAAAGAGCATAAAGTACTTAATGATATTCCAGTCGTCATCTTTAGTTCATTAATTACAGGTGATTTGTTCCATAAAGGTGAACGTGTGGGTGCCGATGCGCAAGTAAGTAAACCAGAAATTGTAAACTTAGTTGAAAAAATTGATGAATTACTAGCATAA
- the yhfH gene encoding protein YhfH, translating into MALGSVVEFFRNLPPKQCSCCGQEVKEMHDCYTHQCEKCDTEDLK; encoded by the coding sequence ATGGCATTAGGATCAGTAGTTGAATTCTTTAGAAATTTACCACCGAAGCAATGTTCGTGTTGCGGTCAAGAGGTTAAAGAAATGCACGACTGCTACACTCATCAATGTGAAAAATGTGATACAGAAGATCTAAAATAG
- a CDS encoding divergent PAP2 family protein, with amino-acid sequence MKGIIAALISIGLAQFLKVPIRAMKTGVWDWRQIVGSGGMPSSHAAGVTSLATYIGLKLGSRSLDFALSIIFGLIVMYDAQGVRKHAGDTAIKVNELEKRMDQLSGHDNDSSHDKREKQLKESIGHQPEEVVGGAVLGLFVGMITFFNQRNK; translated from the coding sequence ATGAAAGGTATTATCGCTGCCTTAATTTCAATTGGATTAGCTCAATTTCTAAAAGTTCCTATTAGAGCTATGAAAACAGGAGTATGGGATTGGAGACAAATCGTTGGCTCTGGAGGTATGCCTAGTTCCCATGCAGCTGGTGTTACATCATTGGCTACATATATTGGTTTAAAGTTAGGTTCACGTTCGTTAGACTTTGCTTTATCAATCATTTTTGGTTTGATTGTCATGTATGATGCCCAAGGAGTACGAAAGCATGCTGGGGACACAGCAATCAAAGTGAATGAACTTGAAAAGCGAATGGATCAACTTAGTGGACACGATAATGATAGTTCTCACGACAAAAGAGAAAAACAGTTGAAAGAAAGCATTGGTCATCAGCCAGAGGAAGTAGTTGGCGGTGCAGTTTTAGGTTTATTTGTTGGGATGATAACATTCTTTAACCAACGAAATAAATAA
- the hcp gene encoding hydroxylamine reductase yields the protein MFCYQCEQTPTGGCKVIGVCGKNEDIASLQDTIIFGLKGVAAYRTHAKQLGYVDPEVDAITQEALYLTLTNSNFNLQEHIDMAMKVGTATVKVMDLLDRAHTERLGIPEPVRVSQNKIEGKCIVITGHNLFALEELLKQTEGKGINIYTHSEMLPAHGYPHLKKYPHLKGNIGKAWFDQRRLFEKFPGAILATTNCVMPIKGSYADRFFSYELAGLEGVTKIEGEDFSPLIERALELPEANIHSDETLVTGFHHETVLGIAPEIIDAVKAGKIKHFFVIAGCDAPGKGGDYYRELATSLPQDTVILTTSCGKFRFNDVDYGTVPGTDIPRYIDLGQCNNSGSTVKIAVALADAFGCAVNDLPVSIVLSWFEQKAVAILLGLFSLGIKDIRIGPKPPEFISEGVLNVLQDAFNLKLIGDAQEDMADMLQLNATK from the coding sequence ATGTTTTGTTATCAATGTGAACAAACGCCAACTGGTGGCTGTAAAGTAATTGGGGTATGTGGGAAAAACGAAGATATTGCTAGCTTACAAGACACAATTATTTTTGGACTTAAAGGGGTAGCTGCTTACAGAACACACGCCAAGCAATTAGGCTATGTTGACCCTGAGGTTGACGCAATTACACAAGAAGCACTTTACTTAACTCTTACAAATTCAAACTTTAACTTACAAGAGCATATAGATATGGCAATGAAAGTTGGAACAGCAACTGTTAAGGTTATGGACTTATTAGATCGTGCTCATACAGAAAGACTAGGAATTCCTGAGCCAGTTCGTGTTTCACAAAATAAAATCGAGGGTAAATGTATTGTTATTACTGGGCATAACTTATTTGCTTTAGAAGAGTTACTTAAGCAAACTGAAGGAAAAGGGATTAACATTTACACTCACTCAGAAATGCTTCCTGCACATGGATATCCTCATTTAAAGAAATATCCGCATTTAAAAGGAAACATTGGTAAAGCTTGGTTTGACCAAAGACGTTTATTTGAAAAGTTTCCTGGTGCAATTCTTGCGACAACAAACTGTGTTATGCCAATTAAAGGATCTTATGCGGACCGCTTCTTCTCTTATGAGCTTGCAGGACTTGAAGGCGTAACGAAAATCGAAGGTGAAGATTTCTCTCCACTAATTGAAAGAGCGTTAGAATTACCTGAAGCAAATATTCATTCTGACGAAACGTTAGTTACTGGTTTCCACCATGAAACAGTATTAGGAATTGCTCCTGAAATTATCGACGCAGTTAAAGCTGGGAAGATTAAACACTTCTTCGTAATTGCTGGCTGTGACGCGCCTGGTAAAGGTGGAGATTACTACCGTGAATTAGCTACATCTCTTCCACAAGATACGGTCATCCTTACAACTTCATGTGGTAAGTTCAGATTTAATGATGTTGACTATGGTACTGTTCCAGGAACAGATATTCCACGTTACATTGACTTAGGACAATGTAACAACTCTGGTTCTACAGTTAAAATTGCAGTTGCTCTTGCTGACGCATTTGGTTGTGCAGTGAATGATCTACCAGTAAGTATTGTTTTATCATGGTTTGAACAAAAAGCTGTTGCGATCTTACTTGGTTTATTCTCTTTAGGAATTAAAGATATTCGTATCGGGCCAAAACCACCAGAATTTATTAGTGAAGGCGTACTAAATGTACTTCAAGATGCTTTTAACTTAAAATTAATTGGTGATGCCCAAGAAGATATGGCAGATATGCTTCAATTAAACGCTACTAAATAA
- a CDS encoding DUF3891 family protein: MVVTEREKEILLFEQHEHAKVCGEFAKAWREDYFIDNKRRKSVIYAIFEHDNGWIELDQKPLLNRETQVPYSFINYPLKPKLLAYTNCINRVEKQDDYAALICSLHYTSFFENYTNGRGEDFVTREKLRQEKLIKRLKIEEQSLLFHYNLLQFCDNLSLYLCLNEPGVAKKDEFIWFRRGFSQKFAYNNHKRLIAHWLDKNTVSLTDFPFERELTVSVSYKKIEKSRIHRLQEDFEENEPQKRVITIVKG; encoded by the coding sequence ATGGTTGTAACTGAAAGAGAAAAAGAAATCCTTTTATTCGAGCAACATGAACATGCTAAAGTTTGTGGAGAGTTTGCAAAAGCATGGCGTGAAGACTACTTTATAGACAATAAAAGAAGAAAATCAGTCATATATGCCATTTTTGAGCATGATAATGGTTGGATTGAGCTAGATCAAAAGCCATTATTAAATAGAGAAACACAAGTACCATACTCTTTTATTAACTATCCATTAAAGCCGAAGCTTTTAGCCTATACGAATTGTATTAATCGGGTAGAGAAGCAAGATGATTATGCAGCATTAATTTGTAGTCTTCATTACACATCTTTTTTTGAAAATTACACGAATGGTAGGGGCGAGGATTTTGTCACACGGGAAAAATTACGCCAAGAAAAATTAATAAAACGCTTAAAAATAGAGGAACAAAGTTTATTGTTTCATTATAATTTATTACAATTTTGTGACAATCTTTCCCTTTACTTATGTTTGAATGAGCCTGGTGTAGCTAAGAAAGATGAATTTATTTGGTTTCGAAGAGGATTTTCGCAGAAATTTGCCTATAATAATCACAAGAGATTAATAGCTCACTGGCTTGATAAAAATACCGTTTCATTAACAGACTTTCCATTTGAAAGAGAGTTAACAGTCTCTGTAAGCTATAAAAAAATTGAAAAAAGTCGGATCCATCGCCTCCAAGAGGATTTTGAAGAAAATGAACCACAAAAACGGGTAATAACCATTGTCAAAGGATAA